In Oryza sativa Japonica Group chromosome 2, ASM3414082v1, the following are encoded in one genomic region:
- the LOC4328861 gene encoding peroxisome biogenesis protein 7 produces the protein MPAFKAPAPGFSVRFSPFHEQRLLAAASQHFGLVGNGHLLVLDLSAAAAPGGAPAPPPVFAFPTSDALFDCAWSESHESLCAAASGDGSVRLFDVALPPAQNPVRLLREHAREVHGLDWNPVRRDAFLSASWDDTLKLWSPDRPASVRTFRGHEYCVYAAAWSARHPDVFASASGDRTARVWDVREPAPTLVIPAHDHEVLSLDWDKYDPSILATGSVDKSIRVWDVRAPRAPLAQLAGHGYAVKRVKFSPHRQGMLMSCSYDMTVCMWDYRKEDALLARYGHHTEFVAGIDMSVLVEGLLASTGWDEMIYVWPFGSDPRAM, from the coding sequence atgcCGGCGTTcaaggcgccggcgccgggcttCTCCGTGCGCTTCAGCCCGTTCCACGAGCAGCGCCTCCTCGCGGCCGCCTCCCAGCACTTCGGATTAGTCGGCAACGGCCACCTCCTCGtcctcgacctctccgccgccgccgccccggggGGCGCGCCGGCGCCCCCGCCGGTGTTCGCCTTCCCGACCTCCGACGCGCTGTTCGACTGCGCGTGGTCGGAGTCCCACGAGtccctctgcgccgccgcctccggggaCGGGTCCGTGCGCCTGTTCGACGTCGCGCTGCCGCCCGCGCAGAACCccgtccgcctcctccgggagCACGCGCGGGAGGTGCACGGCCTCGACTGGAACCCCGTCCGCCGCGACGCCTTCCTCTCCGCGTCCTGGGACGACACGCTCAAGCTCTGGTCCCCGGACCGCCCGGCCTCCGTGCGCACCTTCCGCGGCCACGAGTACTGCGTCTACGCCGCCGCGTGGTCGGCGCGCCACCCGGACGTCTTCGCCTCCGCGTCCGGCGACCGCACCGCCCGCGTCTGGGACGTGCGCGAGCCGGCGCCCACGCTGGTCATCCCGGCGCACGACCACGAGGTGCTCTCGCTCGACTGGGACAAGTACGATCCGTCCATCCTCGCCACCGGCTCCGTCGACAAGTCGATCCGCGTCTGGGACGTccgcgcgccgcgggcgccgctgGCGCAGCTCGCCGGGCACGGGTACGCCGTCAAGCGCGTCAAGTTCTCGCCGCACCGGCAGGGCATGCTCATGTCCTGCTCCTACGACATGACGGTGTGCATGTGGGATTACCGCAAGGAGGACGCGCTGCTCGCGAGGTATGGCCACCACACTGAATTCGTTGCCGGGATCGACATGAGCGTGCTCGTGGAAGGGTTGCTCGCGAGCACCGGGTGGGACGAGATGATCTATGTGTGGCCATTTGGCTCTGATCCTAGAGCAATGTAA